A genomic segment from Paenibacillus sp. FSL K6-1096 encodes:
- a CDS encoding PepSY domain-containing protein: protein MKKKIWSSIAAAALLLGGAYGIGEVQGGSTAEAAASVKSQGKTLIGVAKAEAAALKAAPGQVESIELEKKAGSTYYEIEIQQTRQEIDVRVDAYTGKVLSVRKDKDSDDDHYAEAAASGGKLITAGRAAEVALAAVKGTVTDIDLDRDRGTAVYEVEIKNGRVSTEVGVDAYTAKIVYTDVDSDDDDD, encoded by the coding sequence ATGAAGAAGAAAATATGGAGCAGCATAGCAGCGGCAGCCTTGCTTCTCGGAGGCGCTTATGGCATCGGCGAGGTGCAGGGCGGCAGTACGGCAGAGGCGGCTGCATCCGTGAAGAGTCAGGGCAAAACGCTAATTGGTGTAGCTAAAGCCGAAGCGGCTGCCTTGAAGGCAGCACCTGGACAAGTGGAAAGCATTGAACTGGAGAAAAAGGCCGGCAGCACGTATTACGAGATCGAAATCCAGCAGACCCGGCAGGAGATTGATGTACGGGTGGATGCTTATACCGGTAAGGTTCTAAGTGTCCGCAAGGATAAAGATTCAGATGATGACCACTATGCGGAAGCAGCGGCCTCTGGGGGGAAGCTGATTACCGCAGGCAGAGCTGCTGAGGTGGCGCTGGCAGCCGTGAAGGGAACCGTCACTGATATTGATCTGGACCGGGACCGGGGAACAGCCGTATATGAGGTTGAAATCAAAAACGGCAGGGTTAGCACAGAAGTAGGAGTCGATGCGTACACCGCCAAAATTGTGTACACGGATGTTGATTCCGACGACGATGACGATTGA